The Acidimicrobiales bacterium region ACCTGCACCGCACGGCGGCACGGATGGTGACGCTCGAGCGCATGGCACACATGGACGTCGAACTCGAGGGGACGGACGCACCCGAACTGCCCGAAGAGGCCCGCCTGGGTCTGCGCAAGCTGATCGACGACGTGTCGGGCTACCTCGAGCTCACCTGGGACGTGATGGTCCGCCAGGCCGAGGAATCACTCGCCGCGAACTGAGTCACACCGACGCGCGGTCGGCCTCGGCCTCGTAGTCACCTGCATCGCGGCGGAACGGGGCGAGGATCGCTTCGAGCGCTGCGATGGCGTCGCCGTCGAGACCGGTGAGACCGAAGTCGACGGCGACGAGCACACCGGTCGCTGCGTCCATCACCTTGGATCCCGCGGGCGTTATCCGTGCCAACGCGCTACGCCGGTCCGTGGGATGGGGAACCCGCTCCACGAACCCCTCGGCCTCGAGGCGGTCGATCGTGTTGGTCACGCTGGCCGGATGGACCATCAACCTCTCACCGACCTTGCCGAGCGGGAGCGCCCCGTCGCGCGAGAAGTGCAACAGGACCAGGGCCTCGTACCTCGAGAAGGTCAGGTCGAGCGGCCGCAGCGCCTCGTCGATGCGCGCCATGGCGATCTGGGTGGCGCGGATGAGCGACGTGACCGCCGCCATCTCATCGGAGGCGTCCCATCCGTGCAGGCCCCACTGACGGCGCGCCTCACGGATCGGGTCGAATGGCAACACCATGCGGGGACTCTACTGGACAACTCCTTGGATGTCCAAGTATTGTACGACTGAAGATTCGATGACCGAATATCCCGCCGCCACCCGGCGGGCGCTCTCACAGGGGACGACAGAGGACGAGATGAGCGACGAGACCACGACCGACATCACCGACGACCACGTCGACCGCGACAGCGAGGCCTACGCACACTGGAAGGCCGCCTACGAGGCATCAGCGTTGCGCGACGCCGAGTTCGAGACGATGTCGGGCGTCGAGGTGGAACCCGTCTACGGCGAGGCGCCGTTCCCCGGCCAGTACCCCTACACACGCGGCGTGTACGCGTCGATGTACCGCTCGAAGCTCTGGACGATGCGGATGTTCGCCGGATTCGGCACCGCCGAGGACACCAACGCACGGTTCAAGGACATTCTGCGCAACGGCGGGACCGGCCTGTCCACAGCCTTCGACATGCCCACCCTCATGGGTCGCGACAGTGACCACGAGTGGTCCCTCGGTGAGGTCGGGAAGGCCGGCGTGGCCGTGGACACCCTCGCCGACATGGAGGACCTCTTCGCCGACATCGACCTGGGTGGCGTGTCCACCTCGATGACGATCAACAGCCCCGCCAACACGATCATGGCGATGTACATCGCCGTCGGCGAGAACAACGGCGTCGAGCGCGCCAGGCTGGGCGGAACGATCCAGAACGACATCCTCAAGGAGTTCCAGGCCCAGAAGGAGTTCATCTACCCGCCCCGGCCGTCGATGCGGCTGATCACCGACCTGATGCGCTTCACCACAGCGGAGATGCCCCGTTGGCACCCGGTGTCGATCAGCGGATACCACATCCGCGAGGCGGGTTCGACCGCCGCGCAGGAACTCGCCTTCACCCTCGCCAACGGCTTCGCCTACGTGGAGGCGGCCGTCGCTGCAGGCCTCGACGTGGACGCCTTCGCTCCCCGGCTCTCCTTCTTCTTCAACAGCCACACCGACTTCTTCGAGGAGATCGGCAAGTTCCGCGCGGCCCGTCGGATCTGGGCCCGCTGGATGAAGGAGCGCTACGGCGCTCAGAACGAGCGCAGTCTGCTGTGCCGTTTCCACACGCAGACGGCCGGCGTCTCGCTGACCGCCCAGCAACCCGAGAACAACATCGCCAGGGTGGCCACCCAGGCACTCGCCGCAGTCCTCGGTGGAACCCAGAGCCTGCACACCGACTCCTTCGACGAGGCCCTCGCCCTGCCGACCGAGAAGTCCGCGCGCATCGCGCTTCGGACCCAGCAGATCGTCGCGGAGGAGACCGGCGTCGCCCACGTGGCCGACCCCCTCGGCGGCGCCCCCTACGTCGAGTGGATGACCGACGAGATGGAACGCCAGGCCGAGGCGATCTTCGCCCACCTCGACGAGATCGGTGACGGCTCGATCCTGGAGGGCGTCTACGCCGGGATCGACAACGGCTACTTCGCCGGAGAGATCGCCGACTCCGCCTACCGGTTCGAGCGTGAAGTCAACGCGGGACGTCGCACCATCGTCGGCGTCAACCGATACAAGGAGGGCGGTAAGGACGAGATCCCCATCCTCTACATCGACGAAGCCACCGAGGACATCCAGCGCAAGCGCCTCGCGGAGGTCAAGCAGTCCCGCGACGACGACGCAGCTCACCGCGCCCTCGAGCGTCTCCGCGCCGAAGCGGCCGACAGCACCATCAACCTGATGCCCGCGTTCATCGACGCCGTCAAGGCATACGTGACCGAGGGCGAGATCACCGACACGCTCGAAGCCGTGTTCGGCACCTACACCGAGACGGCGGTCATCTGATGAACGCGACGGACACCGAATCGACCGCACTGCCGACCATCGAGGGCGACCCGCCGCGGGTGATCCTCGCCAAGCTCGGCCTCGACGGCCACGACCGCGGCCTCAAGGTCGTCGCCCGGATGCTGCGCGACTCCGGCGTCGAGGTGATCTACCTCGGGCTTCGCCAGACCACCGACACGGTGGTCGCGGCCGCCGAGCAGGAGGACGCCGACGCCATCGGCATCTCGATGCACAACGGTGGCCACATGACCCTCGGTCCCCGCATGGTCGACGCGGTCGCGGCGGCCGGTCTGGAGATTCCCGTGATCGTCGGTGGGATCATCCCGGACCAGGACATCGCCCGCCTTCAGGACGCGGGCGTCGCCGCGGTCCTCGGACCGGGTTCGTCCGCGCGTGACGTGATCGCGGCCATCCAGGCCTCGACGGGAGAGGCGTGAGCCTGCGCGACGCAACCGTCGGCGAACTGTTCGACCGTGCGAAGTCCGGTGAGCGTCGCGCCCTCGGTCGACTCCTCACCCACATCGAACGTGGCCGCACGGCCGCCGACGAGGTCGCAGAACTCACGCACCCGCTGTCGGGCTCCACCCACGTCGTGGGCCTCACCGGCGCACCCGGGTCGGGCAAGTCGACGCTGACCGGCCGGCTGGGTTCGACATTCCACGCCCGCGGTGGGCGCGTCGGGATCGTCGCGATCGACCCCTCCTCCCCCATCACCGGCGGCGCCATCCTCGGCGACCGCATCCGCATGGACGAGGTCGTGGACCGCGAGACCACGTTCATCCGCTCGATGGCGACGCGGGGCCACAGCGGCGGTCTCGCCCTCGCCGTGCCCGGCGCCATCCGCGTCCTCGACGCCGTCGGCTACGACCCGGTGATCGTCGAGACCGTCGGCGTGGGCCAGGTCGAGGTCGACATCGCCGGCGCAGCCGACACGACCGTGATCGTGGTGACCCCGGGCTGGGGTGACGCTGTGCAGGCCAACAAGGCGGGTCTACTCGAGGTGGGCGACGTCTTCGTCGTGAACAAGGCCGACCGGGCGGGCGCAGCCGACGCCCGGCGTGACCTGGACCTCATGCTGGACCTCACCGACCTCGGCGACTGGCGACCACCCGTCGTCATGACCACGGCCACCGACGGCGAGGGCCTCGACGCCCTGGCCGACGCGATCGAGGCGCACCGTGACCACCTCGCGACATCGGGCGAACTGCAGACGCGCCGCGCCGCCCGGCTCCACGGAGAGCTCCGCAGTCACATGCACCGCATCGTCCAGAACTTCGCCGACCGACGCCTCGACGCCGCTGAACGGCACCGCGACGCTGTCGTCGCCCGGGACCTGTCCCCCGCCGCGGCCGCCCGCCGCGTTCTCGCCGACGTCAACGACCTCCCCTCCGACATCTACGACGAACCGACCGACTCCGCCGAACAGGATCAACGATGAGCGACTACTCCGCACCCGTCCGTGACATGCAGTTCGTCCTCGACGAGATCGTCGACATGGACGCCCTCACCGCCCTCGACGCCTTCGCAGCGATCGACACCGAGATGCTCCCCGGGATCCTCGAGGAGGCGGGGCGGTTCTTCGCCGAGGTCGTCGCACCGATCAACAGGACCGGCGACGTCGAACACAGCGTGCGGAACGCCGACGGGTCAATCACGACGCCGACCGGCTTCATCGACGCCTACCGCCAGTACGTCGACGCCGGCTGGGGCGCCGTGGGATTCGACCCCGAGTTCGGCGGCGGCGGCTTCCCCTGGGTCTTCGCCACGGCTCTCCAGGAGATGATGACGGCTGCGAACATGGCGTTCTCGCTGTGCCCCATGCTGACGCAGGGATCGATCCATCTGCTGACCGATCACGGCACAACCGAACAGCAGTTGCGCTGGCTCCCGAAGCTGATCACCGGTGAGTGGACGGGCACGATAAACCTGACCGAGCCCCAGGCGGGATCCGACGTCGGCGCTCTGTCCGCCAAGGCCGTCCGCCAGGAGGACGGGACGTACCGGATCACCGGCCAGAAGATCTACATCACGTGGGGGGAACACGACCTCACCGAGAACATCGTTCACCTGGTCCTCGCCCGCACGCCCGACGCGGCCCCCGGTACCAAGGGGATCTCCTGTTTCGTCGTCCCCAAATACCTCGTCAACGACGACGGCTCGCTGGGCGAGGCCAACGACATCAGCTGCGTCTCCATCGAGCACAAGATGGGCATCAACGCCAGCCCCACCTGCGTCCTGTCGTTCGGCGACTCGGGCGAGGGCGCCGTCGGTGAGATCATCGGCGACGAGGGTTCGGGCATGCGCTACATGTTCACGATGATGAACTACGCCCGCCTGGCCGTCGGCCTCGAGGGACTGGCCGTCGCCGACCGTGGCCACCAGCAGGCCCTCGAACACGCGCTCGAGCGCACCCAGGGACGTCGACCGGACACGCCGAAGGGCGAGTCCGCCGCGATCATCGAGCACCCCGATGTCCGTCGGATGCTGCTGACCATGAAGGCATTCATCGAGGCCATGCGCTGCCTCGTGTACCTCAACGCCGAGGCGATCGACATCGCCACCCACCACCCCGACGACGCGCAGCGCCAGGCCGGCCGCGAGATGGCCGACCTGTTGACACCGCTGTCGAAGGCGTGGTGCACGGACCTCGGAACCGAGCTCACCTCGATCGCAGTGCAGGTCCATGGAGGCATGGGCTACATCGAGGAAACCGGCGCCGCCCAGCACTTCCGTGACTCGAAGATCGCCGCCATCTACGAGGGCACCAACGGCATCCAGGCGATCGACCTCGTCGGCCGCAAGCTGCCGATGCGTGACGGTGCCGTCGTAGCGGAACTGCTGGACCGCGTCGCCGCACTCGAAAGCGAACTCACCGGCGACCTGGCAGCGCTTTGGCCACCGCTCGACGAGGCCGTGGCCGCCACCCGCGAGGCATCGGAGTGGCTACTGGCCAACGGCGGCGACGCCGCGCTGGCCGGAGCCACCCCGTACCTGCGCCTGCTCTCGACCGTCACCGGCGGCTGGCTGATGGCCCGCTCCGCCATCGCGGCCCGGGCCCGTCTCGACGAGGGCGCCACCGGCGAGGACGCGGAGTTCTACGAGGCGAAGACGGTGACGGCGCGCTTCTTCTGCGAACAGATCGTGCCGCAGGCCACCGGGCTCGTCCCGGCGATCACCGCCGGCGCAGACCCGCTGTACGCCCTGAGCGCCACCCAACTGCGCTGAGAGACCGGGTAACGGACGCCGCGCCGCCCGGCCGGGGGGCGACGCGAACATGCAGGTGAGCGGCGTGTTCAACCGCTCGTTCGAATTGGACGTGCAGACCTGACTAGAGTCAGGCCCCGCACGAGGGATGGGCTAGTGGAGGGGGATCCACGTGGGAGCGGTATTCGCTGCCAACTATTTCGACCTATCGGTGAATCTCCAGCTCATCGTGGGTGGGCTGGCACTCGGTGCCATCTACTCGGTGGTCGCGTTGGGCTTCGTGCTCGTCTACAAGTCGACCGACGTCTTGAACCTCGCCCACGGCGAGTTCCTCATGCTCGGTTCGTACTTCGCGGTGACCTTCCTCGTCACTGAGAGCCTGAACTTCTTCCTCGGCACCGCGATCATCCTCGTGATCATGTTGTTCCTCGGGCTGTTGATCCACTACGGGATCATGCGCGGCATGGTCGGCCAACCTTTCTTTTCGATCGTCCTGGCGACGATCGGGATCGCAACGATCATCCGGGCCATGCTTCTCATCTTCTACGGGCCGACCGAACGCGGCCGGCTCACCGCCCTGCCCGGATCGGGAGGCAGCTGGGAGGTCAGCGGTGCCACGATCCGCCACGTCGACGTGATCATCCTCGTGATCGTCGCAGTCTGCGTCGGCGCACTGTTCGCGTTCTTCAAGTACACGAGGGTCGGCCTGCACATCCGTGCCGTGGCCGACAACCTCGAAGCCTCCGCTGCGATGGGCATCGACCCCGACCGGGTCTATGCGATGACGTGGGCCGCCGCGCTCGCTCTCGCCGGGCTCGGTGGCGTGCTCTTCGCACACGTCACCGCCGCGATCGACCAGAACCTGGCCGCCATCGGCCTGCGCGCCTTCCCGGCGGCGGTCCTCGGTGGTCTCACATCGCTCGGCGGAGCGATCATCGGCGGTCTCGTCGTCGGTGTCATCGAACAGTTGGCCGGCGGCCACATCGGAACCAAGTGGCGGGAACCCGTCGCCTTCTCGGTGCTCTTCATCGTGTTGTTGGTCAAACCGACCGGCCTGTTCGGACGCAAGGACCTGGAGCGGGTATGACCACCACCGAACCCCGACCCGATCCCGCTACCGCCGATCTGGCCGCCGCCCGGGACCAGCACTACGGCCCGCCCGGCACCGGTGGACCGGACTTCCAACCGAATGTCGTCCAACGATTCGCTCCGTTCGCCCTCGCAGTCGTGACACCGTTCGCGCTCGAAATGATTCCCGGCGACAACCCCGGGAACTGGAAGGCGTTCATCGGCCTCGCAGCACTCGTGGTCATCGGCCTGATGGCGTGGAAGTGGACACCCCGGGGCCGGCTGACCCACCGCCAGGAGATGCGCAAGTGGCGCACACCGGACCAGCGGATGCTCGCGGCCCTCACCATCTTCTTCGTGTTGGCAGCGCCGTTCATCCTCGCCTCGGACTTCTCGCCCCCGATGAACTTCCCGTGGGCGACCTGGTTCGCCGTGTTGAATCTCGTCCTGATCTTCGCCATGGGAGCGGCGGCGTTCAACCTTCTCGTCGGCTATACGGGGCAGATCTCCCTCGCCCACGTGGCCTTCCTCGTCCTCGGGACGATCATCGGTGCGCAGGTCGGGATCATCTTCGACCTGACCATCTGGGTCGCGCTCCCCACCTCTGCGGCGGCGGGGGCCCTCGTCGGGGTGATCGTCGGTCTGCCAGCACTGCGTCTACGAGGCCTCTACCTGCTCCTGGCAACACTCGGCGTGCACTTCGTGATGTTGTTGATCTACCGCGAATACCTGCAGAGCCGCTTCGGGTTCGTCGGGATTTCGTTCCCCAAGCCGAACATCCCATCGGCTCTGCACTGGATCCCGGGTGTGAACCCCGACGACAACGGCGAGTTCATCATCACCGGACAGTTCCGGTGGTACTGGGTGATCATGCCGATCTCGGTCGGCACGCTCTTGTTGATGTCCAACCTGGTCCGCACCAGGGAGGGACGAGCCTTCGCCGCGGTGCGTGAGCGTGACATCTCGGCGTCTCTGCTGGGCATCAACGTCGCCCGGTCCAAGCTGCTCGCATTCGCCGTCTCGTCGGCCGTGGTCACGATGTCGGGTGCGCTGGGCTCCTACTACCTGGGCGCACGGGGCGAGGACAGCTTCGATATCCAACTCGTCCTGGACTACGCGATCATCATCGTGGTCGGCGGGTTCTCGTCCATCCAGGGCGCCGTCTTCGGCTCTTTCTTCTTCTGGGTGCTGCCCGAGTGGTTCAAGTGGGCCCGTGAAGAACTGTGGGTGGTGAAGGAGATCGGGTTCCTCAGCGACTACCCGAGCGAGATCGACCTCGCCATCAAGGGCTTCCTGGTCGTCCTCGTCCTCGTGTTCAAGCCGGAGGGACTCACCGGAGTGTGGAGAAGCACCAAGTCCGGGATCACGAAGCTGTACCGCCGCACGGCGAGGAGCGGGTCATGAGCGGCGCCGGACTGACAGTGTCGGACCTGCACGTCGCCTACGGGGGCGTCACCGCGCTCCGGGGCGCGAGTATCGACGTCCCCGATGGCGGCTTCGTGTCGGTGCTGGGAGCCAACGGCGCCGGAAAGACCACCCTCGTGCGAACGGTCACAGGCGTCCTGTGGCTCCAGAAGGGCAGGGTCACCAGCGGCGAGATCACGCTCGGGAACGAGTCGATCGTCGGCAAGAAGAGCTCGCACATCGTCAAGGCAGGCGTCGGCCAGGTCCCCGAAGGCCGGATGCTGTTCCCCCGCCTCACGGTCGAGGAGAACCTCCTCTGCGGCGCGGCCAGCGTGAAGGACCACGACCTGATCGACGAGATCCTCGAGCGGGTCTTCGAGCTGTTCCCGCCGGTGAAGCGTCTGCGCAAGCAGACCGCAGGGCTCCTGTCCGGCGGAGAGCAGCAGATGGTCGCTGTCGGACGCGCACTCATGTCGGACCCCAAACTCATCGTCTGCGACGAGCTGTCGCTGGGTCTGGCACCGAAGATCGTCGCACAGCTCTTCGAGTTGTTGACCGAGATCAACCAGGACCAGGGGGTCTCGGTCCTGGTCATCGAACAGAACGCACGCCTCGCGCTCCAACACACGCAGTACGCCTACGTCTTCGAACTCGGTGAGGTCGTGCTCGAGGGTCCCAGCGCCGAGCTCCGCAACGACCCGCAGGTCCAGGAGCTCTACATGGGCGGCGGCGGCGACGCGAAGGACGCCTACTCCGGCATCGTCCGCAAGGGGAGGAAGAACCGTGGGTGACGACACGATCCTCAGCGTCAAGGACCTGACCGTCCAGTTCGGTGGCGTCCGGGCCAACGACGCCATCACCTTCGACGTCGAGCGCGGCGAGCTGTTCGCTCTCATCGGCCCGAACGGCGCCGGCAAGACGACGCTGGTCAACGCCATCTCCGGGGTGTACGTCCCCGCTGAGGAAACCGAAGTCAGGTTCACCGACGGGAAGGGCCAGACCCACGACCTGATCGGCCAACGTCCCTTCCAGATCGCCCGCCTGGGCGTCGCCCGGACGTTCCAGAACCTCGGACTGTTCCCCAGTCAGACGGTGCTGGACAACCTGATGCTCGGCCGCTACATCCACGAGAACACGGGGGCCGTGTCCGGCTCGTTCTTCAACCGCTTCGCGGTCCGCAAGGAGTTGGCGGCGCGAAAGCGGTGCGAAGAGGTCATCGAGCTGCTCGAGATCGGTCAGTACCGCTGGGAGGTCGTCGCCAACCTGCCGTACGGTGTCCAGAAGCGCATCGAACTCGGCCGCGTGCTCACGATGGAGCCGGAGTTCCTCTTCCTCGACGAGCCGATGGCGGGTATGACCGTCGAAGAGAAGCAGGACATGGTGCGCTACATGTACGCGATCCTCGACGAGCTCGACACGACGATGCTCATCATCGAGCACGACATGGGCGTCGTGATGTCGATCGCCGAGCGCGTGATGGTGGTCG contains the following coding sequences:
- a CDS encoding ABC transporter ATP-binding protein; this translates as MSGAGLTVSDLHVAYGGVTALRGASIDVPDGGFVSVLGANGAGKTTLVRTVTGVLWLQKGRVTSGEITLGNESIVGKKSSHIVKAGVGQVPEGRMLFPRLTVEENLLCGAASVKDHDLIDEILERVFELFPPVKRLRKQTAGLLSGGEQQMVAVGRALMSDPKLIVCDELSLGLAPKIVAQLFELLTEINQDQGVSVLVIEQNARLALQHTQYAYVFELGEVVLEGPSAELRNDPQVQELYMGGGGDAKDAYSGIVRKGRKNRG
- a CDS encoding methylmalonyl-CoA mutase family protein, with translation MTEYPAATRRALSQGTTEDEMSDETTTDITDDHVDRDSEAYAHWKAAYEASALRDAEFETMSGVEVEPVYGEAPFPGQYPYTRGVYASMYRSKLWTMRMFAGFGTAEDTNARFKDILRNGGTGLSTAFDMPTLMGRDSDHEWSLGEVGKAGVAVDTLADMEDLFADIDLGGVSTSMTINSPANTIMAMYIAVGENNGVERARLGGTIQNDILKEFQAQKEFIYPPRPSMRLITDLMRFTTAEMPRWHPVSISGYHIREAGSTAAQELAFTLANGFAYVEAAVAAGLDVDAFAPRLSFFFNSHTDFFEEIGKFRAARRIWARWMKERYGAQNERSLLCRFHTQTAGVSLTAQQPENNIARVATQALAAVLGGTQSLHTDSFDEALALPTEKSARIALRTQQIVAEETGVAHVADPLGGAPYVEWMTDEMERQAEAIFAHLDEIGDGSILEGVYAGIDNGYFAGEIADSAYRFEREVNAGRRTIVGVNRYKEGGKDEIPILYIDEATEDIQRKRLAEVKQSRDDDAAHRALERLRAEAADSTINLMPAFIDAVKAYVTEGEITDTLEAVFGTYTETAVI
- a CDS encoding branched-chain amino acid ABC transporter permease — its product is MTTTEPRPDPATADLAAARDQHYGPPGTGGPDFQPNVVQRFAPFALAVVTPFALEMIPGDNPGNWKAFIGLAALVVIGLMAWKWTPRGRLTHRQEMRKWRTPDQRMLAALTIFFVLAAPFILASDFSPPMNFPWATWFAVLNLVLIFAMGAAAFNLLVGYTGQISLAHVAFLVLGTIIGAQVGIIFDLTIWVALPTSAAAGALVGVIVGLPALRLRGLYLLLATLGVHFVMLLIYREYLQSRFGFVGISFPKPNIPSALHWIPGVNPDDNGEFIITGQFRWYWVIMPISVGTLLLMSNLVRTREGRAFAAVRERDISASLLGINVARSKLLAFAVSSAVVTMSGALGSYYLGARGEDSFDIQLVLDYAIIIVVGGFSSIQGAVFGSFFFWVLPEWFKWAREELWVVKEIGFLSDYPSEIDLAIKGFLVVLVLVFKPEGLTGVWRSTKSGITKLYRRTARSGS
- a CDS encoding cobalamin-dependent protein (Presence of a B(12) (cobalamin)-binding domain implies dependence on cobalamin itself, in one of its several forms, or in some unusual lineages, dependence on a cobalamin-like analog.); the encoded protein is MNATDTESTALPTIEGDPPRVILAKLGLDGHDRGLKVVARMLRDSGVEVIYLGLRQTTDTVVAAAEQEDADAIGISMHNGGHMTLGPRMVDAVAAAGLEIPVIVGGIIPDQDIARLQDAGVAAVLGPGSSARDVIAAIQASTGEA
- a CDS encoding MarR family transcriptional regulator, which codes for MVLPFDPIREARRQWGLHGWDASDEMAAVTSLIRATQIAMARIDEALRPLDLTFSRYEALVLLHFSRDGALPLGKVGERLMVHPASVTNTIDRLEAEGFVERVPHPTDRRSALARITPAGSKVMDAATGVLVAVDFGLTGLDGDAIAALEAILAPFRRDAGDYEAEADRASV
- a CDS encoding ABC transporter ATP-binding protein, with product MGDDTILSVKDLTVQFGGVRANDAITFDVERGELFALIGPNGAGKTTLVNAISGVYVPAEETEVRFTDGKGQTHDLIGQRPFQIARLGVARTFQNLGLFPSQTVLDNLMLGRYIHENTGAVSGSFFNRFAVRKELAARKRCEEVIELLEIGQYRWEVVANLPYGVQKRIELGRVLTMEPEFLFLDEPMAGMTVEEKQDMVRYMYAILDELDTTMLIIEHDMGVVMSIAERVMVVDFGKRIALDVPDVVQRDETVIAAYLGAEDAA
- the meaB gene encoding methylmalonyl Co-A mutase-associated GTPase MeaB — encoded protein: MSLRDATVGELFDRAKSGERRALGRLLTHIERGRTAADEVAELTHPLSGSTHVVGLTGAPGSGKSTLTGRLGSTFHARGGRVGIVAIDPSSPITGGAILGDRIRMDEVVDRETTFIRSMATRGHSGGLALAVPGAIRVLDAVGYDPVIVETVGVGQVEVDIAGAADTTVIVVTPGWGDAVQANKAGLLEVGDVFVVNKADRAGAADARRDLDLMLDLTDLGDWRPPVVMTTATDGEGLDALADAIEAHRDHLATSGELQTRRAARLHGELRSHMHRIVQNFADRRLDAAERHRDAVVARDLSPAAAARRVLADVNDLPSDIYDEPTDSAEQDQR
- a CDS encoding branched-chain amino acid ABC transporter permease, coding for MGAVFAANYFDLSVNLQLIVGGLALGAIYSVVALGFVLVYKSTDVLNLAHGEFLMLGSYFAVTFLVTESLNFFLGTAIILVIMLFLGLLIHYGIMRGMVGQPFFSIVLATIGIATIIRAMLLIFYGPTERGRLTALPGSGGSWEVSGATIRHVDVIILVIVAVCVGALFAFFKYTRVGLHIRAVADNLEASAAMGIDPDRVYAMTWAAALALAGLGGVLFAHVTAAIDQNLAAIGLRAFPAAVLGGLTSLGGAIIGGLVVGVIEQLAGGHIGTKWREPVAFSVLFIVLLVKPTGLFGRKDLERV
- a CDS encoding acyl-CoA dehydrogenase; the protein is MSDYSAPVRDMQFVLDEIVDMDALTALDAFAAIDTEMLPGILEEAGRFFAEVVAPINRTGDVEHSVRNADGSITTPTGFIDAYRQYVDAGWGAVGFDPEFGGGGFPWVFATALQEMMTAANMAFSLCPMLTQGSIHLLTDHGTTEQQLRWLPKLITGEWTGTINLTEPQAGSDVGALSAKAVRQEDGTYRITGQKIYITWGEHDLTENIVHLVLARTPDAAPGTKGISCFVVPKYLVNDDGSLGEANDISCVSIEHKMGINASPTCVLSFGDSGEGAVGEIIGDEGSGMRYMFTMMNYARLAVGLEGLAVADRGHQQALEHALERTQGRRPDTPKGESAAIIEHPDVRRMLLTMKAFIEAMRCLVYLNAEAIDIATHHPDDAQRQAGREMADLLTPLSKAWCTDLGTELTSIAVQVHGGMGYIEETGAAQHFRDSKIAAIYEGTNGIQAIDLVGRKLPMRDGAVVAELLDRVAALESELTGDLAALWPPLDEAVAATREASEWLLANGGDAALAGATPYLRLLSTVTGGWLMARSAIAARARLDEGATGEDAEFYEAKTVTARFFCEQIVPQATGLVPAITAGADPLYALSATQLR